The nucleotide window AGGTGTACAATCTGCCAGGACCGCGGCGTCGTCCTTAACGGAGATGTCGCTAAAATTTGTCTTTGCATGAGACAATCCTATCTGGAACATCGCTACAGATTTGCAAATGTCACACCTGAAATTCGAGATTGTAGTTTTGAGGGTTTTCGGCTTGATTATTACGAAGGAGTTCACCGGGAAATGGCGGCAAAGGCCTTGCAGGGTGCACGCCAGTTTGTTACTGAGTATCTTCAAAATTTTCATATTCCGGGAATCTTATTTACGGGAGACGTGGGGGCAGGAAAAACGTACCTGGCCGGTGCAATCACCAATTTTCTGTTGCAATACAAGATTCAGGTCTTTTTTCTCGTTGTTCCCGATTTCCTTGATGAACTGCGGGCGACATACCATAAAGGAATCTCCGGGGAGGGATCAGATTTAGACGATGTTTCTCTACTGAGAAGTGTACGTCAGGTGGATGTCTTAATTCTGGACGACTTAGGAGTACATAATTATACGCCCTGGACGTGTAATAAGTTGTATTCCCTACTTAATTTCCGGCTGAATTTTCGTCTTCCGGTTATTATTACAACAAATTTAACATTGGGGCAACTTGAGGAATTTCTTGGGGAGCGGACAACTTCAAGAATCGTCCAAATGTGCCGTATTTACCGGCTTTCAGTAAGCAAGGATATTCGACATTTGAAAAACAGGAACGGCTCTCAGATAGGTAAATAATCCACAAAAAAAGTTCTTTTTGAAGGAAGGAGTTGCTTTCACGGTGACATTCTGGCTTATAGAAGACCATACCCCGGGATATAGCGTAAAATGGCGTATTCACAAAACGATTTATACGGAGCAGACTGCTTACCAGCACCTTGCAATTATCGATACTGTTGAATTCGGACGGGCTTTAGTTTTAGACGGGATTATCCAGACAACCGTTTCAGATGAGTTTATTTATCATGAAATGATTGCTCATGTACCTATGTTCACCCATCCAAATCCGCGCCAGGTTCTGATTGTGGGTGGGGGTGACGGAGGGACCGCCCGTGAGGTTTTAAAACATCCAACTGTCGAGAAAGTTGATCTGGTAGAAATTGACGAACGGGTGGTAGCTGTTTGCCGGACCTATTTACCAGAAACAGCCTGTGCTTTTGCAGATGCAAGAGTTAATGTGATTATTGAGAACGGTCTGGATTATGTAGGTAAACAAAAAGGGAAATATGATGTCTTAATTGTAGATTCGTCGGATCCGGTGGGGCCGGCGACAGAGCTTTTTAGGAAGGAGTTCTATGATAGCGTCTTCCGTTCCCTTAAAGATGATGGTTTGTTTGTGGCACAAACCGATTCACCTTTTTTCAGTCAGAAAATTTTTCAAAGAATTAATCGGGATATCAGGTCGATTTTTCCGCGGGTAAATGTCTATTTAGCCTGTGTCCCCAGTTATATCAGCGGGTACTGGAGTTTTACCCTTGGCTCCAAATTCTACCATCCCCTGCAGGACTACCGTGTCAATAATTTAATTAAAACCAGATATTATACTCCGGAGTTACATAAGGCTTGTTTTGTTTTGCCCCGGTTTATCCAGGAGCTTGTAGAAGGGAAAGAATAAGAAAAAAGGATTTTTAACGAATTTGTAGAATAAAGTACTGTTTCAGTTAGCCCGCTGTTTTACCAGGGAGATGAGAGAAGAGGAAACAATCAAAGGTTATCTGAAAACGAAAACTGAAATAAACTGGAAAAAGATTTTTAATTTGAAGAACGGAAGGATGGTAGTATCATGAAATGGATAGCTGTTATTATTTACGTCCTCATCATTCTTTGTTTAAGTTTAATTACAGTAAAAAAGGTGCGCACGGTAGAAGATTTTTTTCTTGGAAATCGTTCTATTGGTTCGTGGGCTTCCGCTTTTGCGTATGGAACAACTTATTTTTCTGCAGTAGTTTTTATTGGATATGCAGGTAAAGTAGGGTGGGGTTTTGGTTTCTCTTCTTTATGGATAGCAGTGGGTAACGCGATCATTGGAGGCTACTTGGCCTGGCGTCTGCTGGCGCGTCGAACACGAGAGTTGACCGCGAGATTAAAGGCATTAACAATGCCCGAATTTTTAGCAGTTCGTTTTGACAGTCCCTCGCTCCAGTATTTTGCAGCAGCACTTATCTTTATTTTTTTAATTCCCTACTCGGCTTCGGTCTACATGGGTTTAAGTTATTTGATTGAAAATATTTTTGGGATTCCATTTACGCTAGCCCTTTTAGTGATGGCCTTACTTACTGCTTTCTACCTTGTGATGGGAGGATATTTTGCGGTTGCTTTAGTAGATTTATTTCAAGGTTCAATTATGGCGTTGGGTGCGATTTTTTTAATCTTTTTTGTGACAAAGAGCCCTCATGTAGGAGGCTTGTTTACGGGATTACAGCGCTTAGCAGAGATCAATCCCGGTTTCACGGAATTGGTGGGCCCCCCTGGATTGTTACCACTGTTTGCGCTAGTTTTCCTTACAAGCTTCGGGTGCTGGGGGTTGCCTCAAATGGTTCAGAAATTTTACTCGGTTAAGAATGAAGCCGCGATTCGGAGGGCACAGGTGATTACCACTACTTTTGCCCTTCTGATTGCTGGTGCTGCTTATTATACAGGAGCGTGGAGCCGGTTATTTTTTTCAACAGAACCCCTTTGGCAGGGAAGGCCGAACCCTGATTTAATTATTCCCCAAATGCTTCAAGCCATTCTTCCAGAATGGGTTGGTGCTTTAATTTTACTCCTTGTTTTATCTGCCTCAATGTCTACTTTATCCTCTCTTGTTTTGGTTTCAAGTTCCGCTCTTGTAGTTGACATTTTTAAGCCACTCTTCCCTAACTGGAAAGAAAAGTACTTTGTCGGGTTAATGCGTGTCTTGTGTATTGTTTTTATTACTTTAAGTTTGTATTTGGCCGTAACTCCCACGATTATTCTTGTACTGATGGCCCTTTCCTGGGGCACGTTGGCTGGTGCTTTCCTTGGCCCTTATTTATACGGTCTTTACTGGCGTAAAGCAACCAAGGCTGCAGCGTGGGCAGGTTTAATTATAGGCTTGGTTACTTCTTTGGGTTTAGCTTTTTATTTTAAATTGGATGCACTTTGGGTTCCTGTCAGTGGCTCCCTGGCGATGTTGCTGCCTTTAGGAATCATTCCTTTGGTGAGTTTCTTTACAAAGGCTTTCCCGGAGAGTCACTTGGAGAAGATTTTTGGGGAAGGAGAGTTTGCCAAAGAAAGTGAAGCTGAGAAAGGACTGAGTTTTTCCTCATGATTTGGTCGCCGCAAGATGAATGTATTTCTCGTGAAGCTTTAGCCGAATATCAGTTGGCCCGGCTGAAAGAAACCATCACTAATGTTTACGAGGCCAAGGGATTTTACTATAAAAGGTTTCGGGATCTAGGGTTTGAGCCCGGTGACTTGAAAACCGTTGAGGATCTCCGCCGTTTCCCTTTTACAACCAAAGAAGATCTTGCCCAGGCTTATCCTTATGGTTTCTTTATTCGTCCCTTGAAGGAAATTGTAAGAATCCACGGGTCCTCGGGGACAAAGGGCAAACCGACTGTTGTGGGGTACACACGCCGCGACCTGGAAATCTGGGCCGATCTGGTTGCCCGTGTTGTTACTCAGGCAGGAGTGGAAGAAAACGACGTTGCTCAGATTTGCTTTGGGTATGGGTTATTTACTGGCGCCTTCGGGCTTCATTACGGCCTGGAAAAAGTAGGGGCAACAGTTATTCCTACTTCAGCGGGGGCAACGGAGCGGCAGTTGATGTTAATGCAGGATTTCGAGACAACTGCTTTAATAAGCACTCCTTCTTACGCCCTCCACCTGGCTGAGGTAGGGGAAGAGATGGGAATTGATTTTAAATCCCTGAAGCTTCGTGTGGGGCTTTTTGGCGCTGAGGGTTGGACCGAAGAAATGCGAAAACAATTGGAGGAGAAGTTGTTTTTAAAGGCTACCGATAATTACGGGTTGAGTGAGGTAATGGGTCCCGGGGTGGCCGGAGAGTGTTTGGAAACATCGGGCATGCATGTGGCCGAGGACCATTTTCTCATTGAAATCATTGATCCCGAGACGGGGGAAAATTTACCGGCGGGGAAGAAAGGCGAAATTGTCATTACCACGTTAACCCGTGAGGCCATGCCCTTGATACGCTACCGAACAAAAGATATCTCTTCTATAACCGAAGAGCCTTGCCCTTGTGGACGTACAACTGCAAGGATCTCAAAGATCAGCGGAAGAACCGATGATATGTTGATTATCCGGGGGGTTAATGTTTTCCCTTCCCAGATCGAAAGCGTCCTCATGGAAATCGATGGTCTTGCTCCTCACTATCAAATCGTGATCAAAAAAAGGGGATATCTCGACGAACTGGAAGTATTGGTAGAAGTCTCTCCGGCCCTTTTTACCGACCGGTACCGTGACCTTGAAGTCTGGGAACGGAAAATTGAGCGCAAGCTGTATAACGTTTTAAGTCTTACGGCAAAGGTTCGTTTGGTCGAACCTAAAACAATAGAGCGAAGCGCAGGAAAAGCGAAGCGTGTAGTCGATTTAAGGGATCAAAACTAGGTATTTGAGGGGAGCATTCATGCGGGTAATTTTTTCTGGAAACGAAGCTGTTGCAAGGGGTGCTTTTGAGGCTGGTGTTACTGTTGCAACCGGGTACCCCGGGACACCAAGTACAGAAATTCTAGAAAATTTTATAAGCTACCCAGGTGTCTACGGAGAATGGGCACCAAATGAGAAAGTTGCTTTGGAAGTTGGCTTCGGGGCCTCAATGGCAGGAGCACGGGTATTGGTTACAATGAAGCATGTAGGTCTTAATGTCGCTGCAGATCCCCTTTTAACCTTGAGTTACGTAGGAGTGAATGGAGGTCTTGTCATTGTAACGGCAGATGACCCGGGGATGCACAGCTCTCAAAATGAGCAGGATAACCGTTTTTACGCGCGTTTCGCGAAGATTCCCTTAATTGAACCGAGCGATAGTCAGGAAGCCAAAGACTTTTTAAAAGAGGCCTTTTTAATTAGTGAAAAGTATGATACACCTGTTCTTTACCGCCTGACTACACGGGTTGCCCATACGCGGTCTCCCGTCTCACTGGGCGAAAGGGAGGAAGCAGTGCCCTTACGAGAGTTCAAAAGAAATATTCCGAAATATGTCATGCTTCCGGCAAATGCTCGTAAGCGGCACCAGGAAGTTGAAGCGCGCAGAGAACAACTGGCCACATATGCAGAAAGTTCGCCTTTAAACAAGATCATTTCAGGGGACCAAGAGACCGGAATTATTGCAAGCGGGATTGCCTACCACTACGCGCGGGAGGTTCTAGGAGATAACGCTTCATATCTGAAACTAGGAATTACATACCCTCTCCCTCTTGAATTATTAAAAAAATTCGTCCAAAAGGTAAAACGCCTGTTTGTTATAGAAGAACTGGAGCCCTTTTTAGAAGAGCAGTTAAAAGTAGCGGGATTTTCAGTAGTTGGGAAAGAGGTTTTTCCCAGGACTGGGGAACTGAATCCCGAACTGGTCGGGCGTGGCGTAATGGGAAATTCTCCTTTTGAAATATACTTTAGACCACCTGGTTCCCTTCCCCTGCGACCACCCTTAATGTGTCCAGGCTGCCCTCACCGCGGAGTTTTTTACGTCTTACGTAAACTTCGCGCGATCGTTACAGGTGATATTGGATGTTACACTTTAGGGGCAATGCCTCCTTTTGAAGCAATGGATGCTTGCCTCTGTATGGGAGCAAGTGTCGGTGCCAGTTTAGGGATGGAAAAGGCCCGGGGAAAAGATTTTGCGCGTAAAGTTGTGGCTGTAATTGGGGACTCTACTTTTAT belongs to Bacillota bacterium and includes:
- a CDS encoding phenylacetate--CoA ligase; amino-acid sequence: MIWSPQDECISREALAEYQLARLKETITNVYEAKGFYYKRFRDLGFEPGDLKTVEDLRRFPFTTKEDLAQAYPYGFFIRPLKEIVRIHGSSGTKGKPTVVGYTRRDLEIWADLVARVVTQAGVEENDVAQICFGYGLFTGAFGLHYGLEKVGATVIPTSAGATERQLMLMQDFETTALISTPSYALHLAEVGEEMGIDFKSLKLRVGLFGAEGWTEEMRKQLEEKLFLKATDNYGLSEVMGPGVAGECLETSGMHVAEDHFLIEIIDPETGENLPAGKKGEIVITTLTREAMPLIRYRTKDISSITEEPCPCGRTTARISKISGRTDDMLIIRGVNVFPSQIESVLMEIDGLAPHYQIVIKKRGYLDELEVLVEVSPALFTDRYRDLEVWERKIERKLYNVLSLTAKVRLVEPKTIERSAGKAKRVVDLRDQN
- a CDS encoding ATP-binding protein; its protein translation is MKQIEDLIQRLIRLKEEKRSVVEPVKSSELPRCTICQDRGVVLNGDVAKICLCMRQSYLEHRYRFANVTPEIRDCSFEGFRLDYYEGVHREMAAKALQGARQFVTEYLQNFHIPGILFTGDVGAGKTYLAGAITNFLLQYKIQVFFLVVPDFLDELRATYHKGISGEGSDLDDVSLLRSVRQVDVLILDDLGVHNYTPWTCNKLYSLLNFRLNFRLPVIITTNLTLGQLEEFLGERTTSRIVQMCRIYRLSVSKDIRHLKNRNGSQIGK
- the iorA gene encoding indolepyruvate ferredoxin oxidoreductase subunit alpha, encoding MRVIFSGNEAVARGAFEAGVTVATGYPGTPSTEILENFISYPGVYGEWAPNEKVALEVGFGASMAGARVLVTMKHVGLNVAADPLLTLSYVGVNGGLVIVTADDPGMHSSQNEQDNRFYARFAKIPLIEPSDSQEAKDFLKEAFLISEKYDTPVLYRLTTRVAHTRSPVSLGEREEAVPLREFKRNIPKYVMLPANARKRHQEVEARREQLATYAESSPLNKIISGDQETGIIASGIAYHYAREVLGDNASYLKLGITYPLPLELLKKFVQKVKRLFVIEELEPFLEEQLKVAGFSVVGKEVFPRTGELNPELVGRGVMGNSPFEIYFRPPGSLPLRPPLMCPGCPHRGVFYVLRKLRAIVTGDIGCYTLGAMPPFEAMDACLCMGASVGASLGMEKARGKDFARKVVAVIGDSTFIHSGLTGLIDLVYNQGTGTVVILDNRTTAMTGHQDHPATGFTLKKVATKKFNFAEVARALGVEHVFEVDPYDLKSLEEVLRSELAREELSVVIASRPCILISREQQFQTIAANPQKCQGCKKCLQLGCPALSFAGDYPVIDENICQNCTLCFQLCPQGAIKVGKEDE
- the speE gene encoding polyamine aminopropyltransferase, coding for MTFWLIEDHTPGYSVKWRIHKTIYTEQTAYQHLAIIDTVEFGRALVLDGIIQTTVSDEFIYHEMIAHVPMFTHPNPRQVLIVGGGDGGTAREVLKHPTVEKVDLVEIDERVVAVCRTYLPETACAFADARVNVIIENGLDYVGKQKGKYDVLIVDSSDPVGPATELFRKEFYDSVFRSLKDDGLFVAQTDSPFFSQKIFQRINRDIRSIFPRVNVYLACVPSYISGYWSFTLGSKFYHPLQDYRVNNLIKTRYYTPELHKACFVLPRFIQELVEGKE
- a CDS encoding sodium:solute symporter family protein, which translates into the protein MKWIAVIIYVLIILCLSLITVKKVRTVEDFFLGNRSIGSWASAFAYGTTYFSAVVFIGYAGKVGWGFGFSSLWIAVGNAIIGGYLAWRLLARRTRELTARLKALTMPEFLAVRFDSPSLQYFAAALIFIFLIPYSASVYMGLSYLIENIFGIPFTLALLVMALLTAFYLVMGGYFAVALVDLFQGSIMALGAIFLIFFVTKSPHVGGLFTGLQRLAEINPGFTELVGPPGLLPLFALVFLTSFGCWGLPQMVQKFYSVKNEAAIRRAQVITTTFALLIAGAAYYTGAWSRLFFSTEPLWQGRPNPDLIIPQMLQAILPEWVGALILLLVLSASMSTLSSLVLVSSSALVVDIFKPLFPNWKEKYFVGLMRVLCIVFITLSLYLAVTPTIILVLMALSWGTLAGAFLGPYLYGLYWRKATKAAAWAGLIIGLVTSLGLAFYFKLDALWVPVSGSLAMLLPLGIIPLVSFFTKAFPESHLEKIFGEGEFAKESEAEKGLSFSS